One Mercurialis annua linkage group LG3, ddMerAnnu1.2, whole genome shotgun sequence DNA window includes the following coding sequences:
- the LOC126672506 gene encoding uncharacterized protein LOC126672506, which yields MTLPIIISNNLSETQEARVVKVVKQHILAIGWQISDIRGISPSVVMHKIHLENESRASAQRQRRLNPNMKEVVHKEIVKLLDAGIIYPISDSAWVSPIQCVPKKGGMTVIENEKGEQISTRTVTGWRVCIDYRKLNTETRKDHFPLPFIDQMLERVAGHAYYCFLDGYSGYNQILIFPDDQEKTTFTCPYGTFAYRRMPFGLCNAPATFQRCMTSIFADMIEDIMEVFMDDFSVFGDSFEICLSNLERVLARCEETNLVLNWEKCHFMVEEGIVLGHKISKDGIEVDRAKTEIIEKLPPPTTVKGVRAFLGHAGFYRRFIKNFSSIARPLTNLLVKDIPYEFTNDCLDAFARLKEALISAPIISSPDWTLPFELMCDASDIALGCVLGQRREKKLHVIYYASRTLAEFDIEIRDKKGTENVVADHLSRLEIPEPIISGVEINETFPDEMLMVLSEVETPWYADIANYLSSEIMPPDLTYHQRKKFLSDAKRFLWEEPYLFKVCGDGILRRCVPLQEMMPILSQCHSSDYAGHYGTSRTAARVLECGFFWPTLFRDAKDFVSHCDRCQRVGNISKRDEMPLTNIQEVELFDVWGIDFMGPFPMSFGKQYILLNFDLKAAGEKRMLQLNELDEFRLNAYENAKLYKEKTKRWHDAHIVPKTFVEGSFVLLYNSRLKLFPGKLKSRWSGPFKIRTVASHGALELENSSGIYMISGGFRS from the exons ATGACTCTTCCCATCATCATCTCGAACAACTTGTCGGAAACACAAGAAGCGAGAGTTGTCAAAGTggtgaagcaacatatattggcgATCGGTTGGCAAATTTCGGACATCCGAGGAATTAGTCCCTCGGTGGTCATGCACAAGATCCACCTAGAAAACGAGTCAAGAGCATCGGCTCAAAGACAACGGCGtttgaatccaaatatgaaggaggtcgTGCACAAGGAGATAGTAAAACTTCTCGACGCCGGAATTATATACCCCATATCCGATAGTGCGTGGGTTAGTCCCATCCAATGTGTTCCAAAGAAAGGGGGGATGACGGTGATTGAGAACGAGAAGGGTGAGCAAATTTCCACTAGGACGGTAACGGGATGGCGTGTTTGTATTGACTACCGCAAGTTGAATACGGAGACGAGGAAGGACCATTTTCcgttaccatttatcgatcaaatgttggagcgggtagcgggccacgcttattattgttttctcgatggatattccgggtacaatcaaattcttatcttcccggatgaccaagagaaaacaactttCACATGTCCTTATGGAACGTTTGCTTATCGGAGGATGCCGTTTGGTCTTTGTAATGCACCGGCAACATTTCAACGATGTATGACTTCCATCTTcgccgatatgattgaagatattatggaagtcttcatggatgatttttcggtattcggggactcttttgagatatgcttaagtaatcttgaacgagtgttggcccggtgtgaggagaccaatctagtcttgaattgggagaagtgccatttcatggtagagGAAGGAATTGTCTTGGGACATAAAATCTCCAAGGACGGCATTGAAGTAGATAGAGCAAAAACGGAAATCATCGAGAAATTACCACCACCAACTACCGTAAAGGGAGTTCGTGCCTTCTTAGGGCACGCCGGGTTTTATCGACGATTCATCAAAAATTTCTCTTCCATTGCTCGTCCTTTAACTAATTTACTTGTTAAAGATATTCCTTATGAATTTACTAATGATTGCCTTGATGCTTTTGCTAGGTTGAAAGAAGCCCTCATCTCGGCCCCAATTATTTCATCACCCGATTGGACTCTTCCTTTCGAACTCATGTGTGATGCAAGTGATATAGCACTCGGGTGCGTATTGGGGCAACGGAGGGAGAAAAAGCTTCACGTGATATACTATGCGAGCCGAACATTGGCGG agtttgacatcgaAATTCGCGACAAGAAAGGAACGGAGAACGTCGTCGCCGATCACTTGTCAAGGTTAGAGATTCCGGAACCAATTATAAGTGgcgtagagattaatgaaacgtTTCCGGATGAGATGTTGATGGTACTTTCGGAAGTGGAAACGCCATGGTATGCGGATATCGCAAACTATCTATCTTCCGAAATAATGCCACCGGATTTGACTTACcaccaaaggaagaagttcttgaGCGATGCTAAACGGTTTCTATGGGAGGAACCGTACCTCTTCAAGGTGTGTGGAGATGGGATTTTGAGGAGATGTGTACCACTACAAGAGATGATGCCTATACTTAGTCAATGCCATTCTTCGGACTATGCGGGCCATTATGGTACATCAAGGACCGCGGCTCGTGTGCTAGAGTgcggattcttttggcctacgctATTTCGTGATGCGAAAGACTTTGTTAGTCATTGCGATCGATGCCAAAGAGTGGGGAACATATCGAAGAGAGATGAAATGCCGCTTACCAACATTCAAGAGGTGGAACTTTTTGATGTGTGGGGAATAGACTTCATGGGTCCTTTTCCTATGTCGTTTGGAAAGCAATACATATTG ctcaattttGACCTTAAAGCGGCGGGGGAGAAACGTATGCTTCAACTCAATGAGTTGGACGAATTTCGGTTAAATGCCTATGAAAACGCCAAGCTTTACAAAGAGAAGACGAAACGATGGCATGACGCTCATATCGTGCCTAAAACGTTTGTGGAGGGCTCTTTTGTCTTGCTCTACAACTCGCGCCTCAAATTATTTCCCGGGAAATTAAAATCCCGTTGGAGCGGTCCTTTCAAGATTCGAACGGTGGCAAGTCATGGAGCtttggaattggagaattctagtg GTATATACATGATTTCAGGAGGTTTCCGTTCGTGA